A single region of the Arthrobacter sp. PAMC25564 genome encodes:
- a CDS encoding RNA-binding S4 domain-containing protein, whose product MSNPEIEEIPIRDDMIRLGQLLKLASLVEDGVEATELIRNGLVQVNGEIDDRRGRQLHDGDTVTVNGRTVRISTPAGS is encoded by the coding sequence ATGAGCAACCCGGAAATTGAAGAGATCCCCATCCGCGACGACATGATCCGGCTGGGGCAGCTGCTGAAGCTTGCCAGCCTGGTGGAGGACGGCGTGGAGGCGACGGAGCTGATCAGGAACGGCCTGGTGCAGGTCAACGGCGAGATCGATGACCGCCGCGGGCGCCAGCTCCACGACGGCGACACGGTGACCGTGAACGGCCGGACCGTGCGGATCAGCACACCCGCCGGTTCGTAG
- a CDS encoding alpha/beta fold hydrolase, with protein sequence MTLADAFPAPVVLWSKPEEATAGKPLLVLLHGYGANEQDLLGLADMLPQDFAVASVRAPITMGPGFSWFPLVGSADYSVQAVKDAAAYVFGWLDAVKANHPSVTLLGFSMGMAMATTLLRQRPADFAAVVGLSGFAIDAGDDPSFRDGELDGTLPLFWGRDQQDPVITPDKIEYTMGWVRKHVKLTKVLYSGMWHGINQQELGHVSEFLTHEVLNK encoded by the coding sequence ATGACTCTAGCTGATGCCTTCCCTGCCCCCGTTGTCCTGTGGTCCAAGCCGGAGGAGGCCACGGCCGGCAAACCGCTCCTGGTCCTGTTGCATGGCTACGGCGCCAACGAGCAGGACCTGCTCGGCCTGGCGGACATGCTCCCGCAGGATTTCGCGGTAGCCTCCGTCCGCGCCCCGATCACCATGGGACCGGGCTTCAGCTGGTTCCCGCTCGTGGGTTCGGCCGACTACTCGGTGCAGGCCGTCAAGGACGCCGCCGCCTATGTCTTCGGCTGGCTCGACGCCGTCAAGGCCAACCACCCGTCAGTGACGCTGCTCGGATTCTCGATGGGCATGGCGATGGCCACAACGCTGCTGCGGCAGCGTCCGGCGGACTTCGCCGCCGTCGTCGGCCTGTCAGGGTTTGCGATCGACGCCGGGGATGACCCGAGCTTCCGCGACGGCGAACTGGACGGAACCCTGCCGCTGTTCTGGGGCCGGGACCAGCAGGATCCCGTGATCACGCCCGACAAGATCGAATACACGATGGGCTGGGTCCGCAAGCACGTGAAGCTCACCAAGGTGCTCTACTCAGGAATGTGGCATGGCATCAACCAGCAGGAACTGGGCCATGTGTCCGAGTTCCTCACCCACGAGGTGCTGAACAAATAA
- a CDS encoding SGNH/GDSL hydrolase family protein, whose amino-acid sequence MKVSETEAMENSPESVVTHPWTRYVAMGDSFTEGIGDPEPASPGGHRGWADRVAEELSRGHTDFAYANLAVRGRLLQQIVDQQLAHCLSLKPDLITLSAGGNDLIRPGGDPDALAEKLDSVVQILALGGATVVLFNGPDTGSTVLGRIRSKVAIYNENLRTIAARHDAVIADMWSLRQLNDPRMWDADRLHFSPLGHHTIAAMVLDSLNVQHTLEPLSPKPLPQRSWREARSGDLVWAKDYFVPWVVRRLRHRSSGDGITAKRPLPGPVFGPGVPLGSGEGPPGAEEPVRS is encoded by the coding sequence ATGAAGGTGAGCGAAACCGAAGCCATGGAGAACTCCCCCGAGAGCGTCGTAACCCACCCGTGGACCCGCTATGTCGCCATGGGCGATTCGTTCACGGAAGGCATCGGGGACCCCGAACCGGCCAGCCCCGGCGGGCACCGGGGCTGGGCGGACCGGGTGGCTGAAGAACTGAGCCGCGGCCACACTGACTTCGCCTACGCCAATCTGGCCGTCCGCGGCCGGCTCCTGCAGCAGATCGTGGACCAGCAGCTGGCCCATTGCCTGTCCCTCAAACCCGATCTGATCACGCTCTCGGCCGGCGGCAACGACCTGATCCGTCCCGGCGGCGATCCGGATGCGCTGGCGGAAAAGCTCGACTCGGTGGTACAGATCCTGGCCCTGGGCGGCGCGACCGTGGTCCTCTTCAACGGTCCCGACACCGGCTCCACGGTGCTTGGCCGGATCCGCAGCAAGGTTGCCATCTACAACGAAAACCTCCGGACCATCGCGGCCCGGCACGATGCCGTCATCGCGGACATGTGGTCCCTGCGGCAGCTGAATGATCCCCGGATGTGGGACGCGGACCGCCTGCACTTTTCTCCGCTGGGCCACCACACGATCGCGGCCATGGTGCTGGATTCGCTGAACGTCCAGCACACCCTGGAGCCCCTCTCGCCCAAGCCCCTGCCGCAGCGCAGCTGGCGGGAGGCACGGTCCGGAGACCTCGTATGGGCGAAGGATTACTTCGTCCCCTGGGTGGTCCGCCGGCTGCGGCACCGCTCCAGCGGGGACGGCATAACGGCAAAGCGCCCCCTGCCCGGACCGGTGTTCGGCCCCGGGGTCCCCCTGGGCTCCGGCGAGGGCCCCCCGGGGGCAGAAGAACCAGTGCGGTCCTGA
- a CDS encoding homoserine O-acetyltransferase — MTLSLTHSGVPGTDPSRRAVEEEVEQAVPDGTVQYLRIGDLELESGARLPDVVLAYETWGRLNADGSNAVLIEHALTGDTHVTRGASEEPGWWEQLAGPGAPVDTDKYFVVSINIVGGCYGSTGPSTQAPDGKPWGSRFPLVTLRDTTEAEARLADALGIRSWFAVLGGSLGGARALEWAVSYPERVRRCAVISVGASSTAEQIAFAQAQTLAIRLDPDFNGGDYYGGPGPVAGLALARRIAHITYRSAAELDGRFGRNAQEAEAPLDAGSLAGRGRYQVESYLDHQGNKLVRRFDANSYIAITEALMSHDVCRGRGPLQESLAHATADFIVAAVDSDRLYFPAQSRELADALPGGAELHMIEAPIGHDGFLTEIGQLSEQFRQNFFGQAAEQAVSPS; from the coding sequence ATGACACTTTCCCTCACCCACAGCGGTGTACCCGGCACCGATCCATCCCGGCGTGCCGTCGAAGAAGAAGTCGAACAAGCCGTGCCGGACGGAACCGTCCAGTACCTGCGGATCGGCGACCTCGAGCTTGAGTCCGGTGCCCGGCTCCCCGATGTCGTCCTCGCCTACGAGACCTGGGGGAGGCTGAACGCGGACGGCTCGAATGCGGTGCTGATCGAACATGCGCTGACCGGCGACACCCACGTGACCCGGGGCGCCAGCGAGGAACCGGGCTGGTGGGAGCAGCTCGCGGGCCCCGGCGCCCCCGTGGACACCGACAAGTACTTCGTCGTCTCCATCAATATCGTGGGCGGCTGCTACGGCTCCACCGGTCCCTCGACGCAGGCCCCCGACGGAAAGCCCTGGGGTTCACGGTTTCCGCTGGTCACCCTGCGGGACACCACGGAGGCCGAGGCCAGGCTTGCGGACGCCCTGGGCATCCGCAGCTGGTTCGCCGTACTGGGCGGATCCCTCGGCGGGGCACGTGCCCTCGAGTGGGCCGTCAGCTACCCGGAACGGGTCCGGCGCTGCGCCGTGATTTCCGTCGGCGCGAGCAGCACCGCGGAACAGATTGCCTTCGCCCAGGCCCAGACCCTGGCTATCCGCCTGGACCCGGACTTCAACGGCGGGGACTACTACGGCGGCCCCGGGCCGGTTGCAGGCCTGGCCCTGGCACGCCGGATCGCGCACATCACCTACCGCTCGGCGGCCGAACTGGACGGGCGCTTCGGCCGGAACGCCCAGGAAGCAGAGGCGCCGCTGGACGCCGGTTCGCTGGCCGGGCGCGGACGCTACCAGGTGGAAAGCTACCTCGACCACCAGGGCAACAAGCTGGTCCGGCGCTTCGACGCCAACAGCTACATCGCCATCACCGAGGCCCTCATGAGCCATGACGTGTGCCGCGGACGCGGCCCCCTCCAGGAATCGCTGGCCCACGCGACGGCGGACTTCATTGTCGCGGCGGTGGATTCGGACCGGCTGTATTTCCCGGCGCAGTCCCGTGAACTCGCCGATGCGCTGCCGGGCGGAGCGGAACTGCACATGATCGAGGCCCCGATCGGCCACGACGGCTTCCTGACCGAAATCGGCCAGCTCAGCGAGCAGTTCCGGCAGAACTTCTTCGGCCAGGCGGCCGAACAGGCGGTCAGCCCTTCATGA
- a CDS encoding bifunctional o-acetylhomoserine/o-acetylserine sulfhydrylase produces MSNAWSFETRQIHAGQEPDSATGARALPIYQTTSFVFPSAESAANRFALAELAPIYTRIGNPTQDAVEQRVASLEGGLAALLLSSGQAAETFAILNVAEAGDHVVASPSLYGGTYNLLAHTLKKFGISVTFVEDPDNLEQWRDAVRPNTKLFFAEVVSNPRQDVLDIEGVSKVAHEGGVPLIVDNTLSTPYLIRPIEWGADIVVHSATKYLGGHGAAIAGVIVDSGNFDFGKDPERFPGFNTPDPSYNGLVYARDLGADGALGANLSYILKARVQLLRDLGSAVSPFNAFLIAQGIETLSLRVERHVANATKVAEWLEARDDVESVAYAGLPSSPWYERGRKYGPKGTGAVVAFNIAGGAEAGKAFVDALELHSHVANIGDVRSLVIHPASTTHSQLTPEQQAIAGVNPGLVRLSVGLEHIDDILADLDAGFRAAKSV; encoded by the coding sequence ATGTCCAATGCCTGGTCCTTCGAAACCCGCCAGATCCACGCCGGCCAGGAGCCGGACAGCGCCACCGGCGCGCGGGCCCTGCCTATCTACCAGACGACGTCGTTCGTGTTCCCGAGCGCTGAAAGCGCCGCCAACCGCTTCGCCCTCGCCGAGCTCGCCCCCATCTACACCCGGATCGGCAACCCGACCCAGGACGCGGTGGAGCAGCGCGTGGCCAGTCTTGAGGGCGGCCTCGCGGCCCTGCTGCTCAGCTCCGGCCAGGCCGCGGAGACCTTCGCGATCCTCAACGTCGCCGAAGCCGGTGACCACGTGGTGGCCAGCCCCAGCCTCTACGGCGGAACCTACAACCTGCTGGCCCACACGCTGAAGAAGTTCGGCATCTCCGTCACCTTCGTGGAGGACCCGGACAACCTGGAGCAGTGGCGCGACGCCGTCCGGCCCAACACCAAGCTGTTCTTCGCCGAGGTAGTCTCCAACCCGCGCCAGGACGTGCTCGACATCGAGGGCGTCTCCAAGGTGGCGCACGAGGGCGGCGTGCCGCTGATCGTCGACAACACCCTGTCCACCCCGTACCTGATCCGTCCGATCGAGTGGGGCGCGGACATCGTGGTGCACTCCGCCACCAAGTACCTCGGCGGCCATGGCGCCGCGATCGCGGGCGTGATCGTGGATTCCGGGAACTTCGATTTCGGCAAGGACCCCGAGCGGTTCCCCGGCTTCAACACCCCGGACCCCAGCTACAACGGCCTGGTCTATGCCCGGGACCTGGGCGCGGACGGCGCCCTGGGCGCCAACCTCTCCTACATCCTCAAGGCCCGCGTCCAGCTCCTGCGCGACCTCGGCTCGGCCGTCTCCCCGTTCAACGCCTTCCTCATCGCCCAGGGCATCGAGACCCTGAGCCTGCGCGTCGAACGGCACGTCGCCAACGCCACCAAGGTGGCCGAATGGCTCGAGGCGAGGGACGACGTCGAATCCGTCGCCTACGCGGGGCTGCCCTCCAGCCCGTGGTACGAGCGGGGCCGCAAGTACGGTCCCAAGGGCACCGGTGCGGTCGTGGCGTTCAACATCGCCGGGGGAGCCGAGGCGGGCAAGGCGTTCGTTGATGCCCTTGAACTGCATTCCCATGTGGCGAACATCGGTGACGTGCGCTCCCTGGTCATCCACCCGGCGTCGACCACGCACAGCCAGCTGACCCCGGAACAGCAGGCCATCGCCGGCGTCAATCCGGGACTCGTGCGGCTCTCGGTGGGCCTGGAGCACATCGATGACATCCTCGCGGACCTCGACGCCGGATTCCGCGCGGCCAAGAGCGTCTGA
- a CDS encoding alcohol dehydrogenase catalytic domain-containing protein codes for MRATLMYGAGDVRVETVPNPTIQEPTDAIVRIVAGCICGSDLWPYASRPETAEGSRMGHEFVGIVEKLGPGVTGLAVGDFVIAPFVASDGTCDFCKEGLQTSCRHGGHWGGQDDGGQGEFARVPQASGTLVAVPAGFDEKLIPSLLSLSDVMSTGYHAAKKAGIKPGQTVTVIGDGAVGLSAVIAAKLMGASRIILMGRHEARTSLGREFGATDVVAERGGEGIAKVKELTNGDGTHVVLEAVGLKAAIEMAIGVVRDGGVISRVGAPQFSEVPLGFPEFMRNITLTGGVAPARAYIEELLPLVLAGTIDPGKVFDRTIGLDDVPAGYQAMADREALKVLVRP; via the coding sequence ATGCGAGCAACACTGATGTACGGCGCCGGCGACGTGCGTGTCGAAACCGTTCCCAACCCCACGATCCAGGAGCCCACGGACGCCATCGTGCGCATCGTCGCCGGATGCATCTGCGGCAGCGACCTGTGGCCCTATGCCTCCAGGCCCGAGACTGCAGAAGGCTCCCGCATGGGCCACGAGTTCGTCGGCATCGTCGAAAAGCTCGGCCCCGGTGTGACCGGCCTGGCGGTGGGTGACTTTGTCATTGCCCCGTTCGTCGCCTCCGACGGCACCTGCGACTTCTGCAAGGAAGGCCTGCAGACCTCCTGCCGCCACGGGGGACACTGGGGCGGCCAGGATGACGGCGGCCAGGGCGAATTCGCCCGCGTGCCGCAGGCATCCGGCACCCTAGTCGCAGTTCCCGCTGGCTTCGATGAGAAGCTGATCCCGTCGCTCTTGAGCCTCTCCGATGTCATGTCGACCGGATACCACGCGGCCAAGAAGGCTGGCATCAAGCCCGGACAGACGGTCACCGTGATCGGCGACGGGGCAGTCGGACTCTCCGCGGTCATCGCCGCCAAGCTGATGGGCGCCTCGCGCATCATCCTCATGGGCCGCCACGAGGCCCGCACCAGTCTCGGCCGCGAGTTCGGTGCCACTGACGTCGTCGCCGAACGCGGAGGCGAGGGCATCGCCAAAGTCAAGGAGCTCACGAACGGCGACGGAACCCACGTCGTACTCGAAGCAGTGGGCCTCAAGGCGGCGATCGAGATGGCCATCGGTGTCGTCCGTGACGGCGGCGTCATCAGCCGTGTCGGTGCACCGCAATTCTCCGAAGTTCCACTCGGGTTCCCCGAGTTCATGCGCAACATTACGCTCACCGGTGGTGTCGCACCGGCACGCGCATACATCGAGGAACTGCTGCCGCTCGTGCTCGCCGGAACCATTGACCCCGGCAAGGTCTTCGACCGCACCATCGGCCTGGACGACGTTCCCGCCGGCTACCAGGCCATGGCCGACCGCGAAGCGCTCAAAGTACTCGTCCGCCCGTAA
- a CDS encoding VOC family protein, which produces MRMDHVSYACEQDGLAATTERIASALGVEAVKGGVHPRFGTRNMIIPLAGHKYVEVVEVLNHPASDKAPFGQAVRARSEAGGGWMGWCVEVDDLAPFEERLGRAAVNGNRKFPDGRELVWKQIGILGLIADPQVPYMLKWEGDPELHPSNAYQSNVKMSALTIAGSAERVTEWLGVPVEKPLEDVAVHWLAPRGTPGIMSVTFETATGAVTI; this is translated from the coding sequence ATGCGCATGGATCACGTCTCTTACGCCTGTGAACAAGATGGCTTGGCAGCCACCACCGAACGAATTGCGTCTGCCCTCGGCGTCGAAGCCGTGAAGGGTGGAGTACATCCCCGTTTCGGGACCCGAAACATGATCATCCCGCTCGCGGGACACAAGTATGTGGAGGTCGTGGAGGTCCTGAACCACCCGGCTTCCGACAAGGCCCCTTTCGGCCAGGCAGTCCGCGCCCGCTCCGAAGCGGGCGGCGGCTGGATGGGCTGGTGTGTCGAGGTCGACGACCTGGCACCCTTCGAAGAGCGCCTTGGCCGCGCCGCGGTCAACGGCAACCGGAAGTTCCCCGACGGCCGCGAGCTGGTCTGGAAGCAGATCGGTATCCTGGGCCTCATCGCGGATCCGCAGGTCCCCTACATGCTCAAGTGGGAAGGCGATCCGGAGCTCCACCCCTCCAACGCCTACCAGAGCAACGTCAAGATGTCCGCCCTGACCATCGCCGGCTCGGCAGAGCGCGTCACCGAATGGCTCGGTGTCCCGGTGGAGAAGCCGCTGGAAGACGTTGCCGTGCATTGGCTTGCCCCCCGCGGCACGCCGGGCATCATGTCAGTCACCTTCGAAACTGCAACCGGAGCCGTCACCATCTGA
- a CDS encoding CPBP family intramembrane glutamic endopeptidase, with the protein MLVPSRRRLRIEVWIVLGLSLGQSAVYSVVQLLDKLTTAPLAQGTSTLNRSQSSREYFDLTYQLLDIIFALVPVLLVIYFLTDHRAGLSGSSPRGASAFRKLGLDFARPGKDLLQGVGLAALIGIPSLGLYAAGRALGITTAIIPSALDSYWWTVPVLILSAVRHGIVEEVIVVGYLLDRLGKFGWSTPLAIFVSSMLRGSYHLYQGFGPFIGNAIMGVIFALIYTRTRRVMPLVIAHAILDTVAFVGFSLFGKAIGLG; encoded by the coding sequence ATGTTGGTTCCCTCCCGCCGTCGTTTGCGGATAGAAGTATGGATTGTGCTGGGGCTGTCGCTGGGACAGTCCGCGGTGTACTCGGTGGTCCAACTGCTGGACAAGCTGACCACGGCGCCGCTGGCACAAGGCACCTCCACGCTGAACCGCTCGCAGAGCAGCCGCGAATACTTCGACCTCACCTACCAGTTGCTGGACATCATCTTTGCCCTGGTCCCGGTGCTCCTGGTGATCTACTTCCTCACCGACCACCGGGCCGGCCTGTCCGGAAGCAGCCCGCGCGGCGCCTCGGCGTTCCGGAAGCTGGGGCTGGACTTCGCCCGGCCCGGCAAGGACCTGCTGCAGGGGGTGGGGCTGGCCGCCCTGATCGGGATTCCCTCCCTGGGCCTATACGCTGCCGGCCGGGCGCTGGGCATCACGACGGCGATCATCCCCAGCGCGCTGGACTCCTACTGGTGGACGGTCCCGGTGCTGATCCTTTCCGCGGTCCGGCACGGGATCGTGGAGGAGGTGATAGTCGTGGGCTACCTGTTGGACCGGCTGGGCAAGTTCGGCTGGAGCACGCCGCTGGCGATCTTTGTCAGCTCCATGCTGCGTGGCAGTTACCACCTGTACCAGGGATTCGGGCCCTTCATCGGCAATGCCATCATGGGCGTCATCTTCGCCCTGATCTATACGCGGACCCGGCGGGTGATGCCGCTGGTCATCGCACACGCCATCCTGGACACCGTGGCCTTCGTCGGATTCAGCCTCTTCGGCAAGGCGATCGGCCTGGGCTGA
- a CDS encoding histidine phosphatase family protein: MSAPGKIIMIRHGQSAANADTSIYNRVPDYRIPLTPLGVGQARAAGEEVRRQLDGRPVCVYVSPYLRAYQTLEALNLGPLVERVIEEPRLREQDWANFQIAGDIEDQKELRNAYGHFFYRFREGESGSDVYDRISSFMETLYRHWSKPNYAPNALFVTHGLTMRLFCMRWFHWSVEYFESLNNPDNAEVRTLLRTDWGKYELDKPFTQWEDRRVDETVLDAPPMVF, from the coding sequence ATGAGTGCGCCCGGGAAAATCATCATGATCCGGCATGGCCAGTCCGCTGCCAACGCCGACACTTCGATCTATAACCGGGTGCCGGATTACCGGATCCCGCTGACTCCGCTCGGCGTCGGGCAGGCCCGGGCGGCCGGCGAAGAGGTCCGGCGCCAGCTGGACGGCCGGCCGGTGTGCGTCTACGTCTCCCCCTATCTGCGGGCCTACCAGACCCTTGAGGCCCTCAACCTGGGGCCCTTGGTCGAGCGCGTCATCGAAGAGCCCCGGCTCCGGGAACAGGACTGGGCCAACTTCCAGATCGCCGGTGACATCGAGGACCAAAAAGAGCTCCGCAACGCCTATGGCCACTTCTTCTACCGGTTCCGCGAAGGCGAGTCCGGCTCCGATGTGTACGACAGGATTTCCTCGTTCATGGAAACCCTGTACCGGCACTGGTCCAAACCGAACTATGCCCCGAATGCCCTGTTCGTGACGCACGGGCTCACCATGCGGCTATTCTGCATGCGCTGGTTCCACTGGTCCGTGGAGTATTTCGAGTCCCTGAACAACCCGGACAACGCCGAGGTCCGCACCCTCCTGCGCACCGACTGGGGAAAATACGAGCTGGACAAGCCGTTCACCCAGTGGGAGGACCGCCGCGTGGACGAGACCGTCCTGGACGCCCCGCCGATGGTCTTCTAG
- a CDS encoding amidohydrolase family protein: MSTLITNIAELMTQDAEHRVLRDAAVVIEGERISWLGAAAAAPAADEAVDAGGRALLPGWVDSHTHLIFAGDRTAEFEARMAGESYSAGGIAVTTAATRSAGDFDLTRLAMGRVAEAVSQGTTYLETKTGYGLDVENEARSARIASTVVDEVTYLGAHLVPAGIDAEEYTDLVCGPMLAAVRPYVRWADVFCEQGAFNEDQSRRVLQACKDAGLGLRVHGNQLGAGPGVQLAVEFGAASVDHVNYLSAADIDALAASWSGWDADGARAAGPAGTGQRGTVATCLPACDLSTRQPLAPGRELIDAGVQLALASNCNPGTSYTSSMAFCVTTAVLQMRLSVHEAVRAATYGGALALRRESGNDVDGERAVGSIAVGHRADLHLLNAPSATHLAYRPGIPLTHAVWRAGVPQRVK, from the coding sequence ATGAGCACCCTCATCACCAACATCGCCGAACTGATGACCCAGGACGCGGAGCATCGCGTGCTCCGTGATGCGGCGGTGGTCATCGAGGGGGAACGGATTTCCTGGCTCGGGGCGGCGGCGGCTGCCCCGGCCGCCGACGAGGCCGTCGACGCCGGCGGCCGCGCCCTGCTGCCGGGCTGGGTCGATTCGCACACCCACCTGATCTTTGCCGGGGACCGCACCGCCGAGTTCGAGGCCCGGATGGCGGGGGAGAGCTACAGCGCCGGCGGCATCGCCGTGACCACCGCTGCCACCCGGAGCGCCGGGGACTTCGACCTCACCCGGCTGGCGATGGGCCGGGTCGCAGAGGCCGTCTCGCAGGGCACCACGTACCTGGAAACCAAGACCGGCTACGGCCTGGACGTGGAGAACGAGGCCCGCAGCGCCCGCATCGCCTCGACCGTGGTGGACGAGGTGACCTACCTTGGCGCGCACCTCGTCCCCGCGGGGATCGACGCCGAGGAGTATACGGACCTCGTCTGCGGGCCGATGCTCGCCGCGGTCCGCCCCTATGTCCGCTGGGCCGATGTCTTCTGCGAGCAGGGGGCCTTCAACGAGGACCAGTCCCGCCGGGTGTTGCAGGCCTGCAAGGACGCGGGGCTGGGACTGCGGGTGCACGGCAACCAGCTCGGCGCGGGCCCCGGGGTGCAGCTGGCTGTCGAATTCGGCGCCGCGAGTGTGGACCACGTCAATTACCTCTCCGCCGCGGACATCGACGCCCTCGCGGCCAGCTGGTCCGGCTGGGACGCGGACGGCGCCCGCGCAGCCGGCCCGGCGGGCACCGGGCAGCGGGGCACGGTCGCCACCTGCCTGCCGGCCTGCGACCTCTCGACCCGCCAGCCGCTGGCTCCCGGCCGGGAGCTGATCGACGCCGGGGTGCAGCTCGCGCTGGCCTCCAACTGCAACCCCGGCACCTCATACACGAGTTCGATGGCGTTCTGCGTCACCACCGCCGTGCTGCAGATGCGCCTCAGCGTGCACGAGGCCGTGCGGGCGGCGACGTACGGCGGCGCGCTGGCGTTGCGCCGAGAGTCCGGGAACGACGTCGACGGCGAACGCGCCGTGGGTTCGATCGCCGTCGGACACCGCGCGGACCTGCACCTGCTCAACGCACCCTCGGCCACCCATCTGGCCTACCGGCCCGGCATTCCGCTGACGCACGCCGTCTGGCGGGCCGGCGTGCCGCAGCGGGTGAAATAA
- a CDS encoding FAD-dependent oxidoreductase, with protein sequence MSANYDVVIVGGGIAGLSLASALAGKCSVALVEAEQSLAYHSSARSARQLIPSYGPPVVQELTLRTLELIAAQDGTRPEPVLSPRSFMLIGDDSSVREKASGHMRRITHAEAMELCPVLNPEAFTAAGLDTGSYGCNAPLLLEDHRQRAEAGGVDILTGARVHSAQRLGSGWELGAGQEGFQAAVVVNAAGAWADEVAVLSGVEKVQLQPYRRTAAIVDVERPLPEGTPMVAAADDSFYFRRDSEHQILISPAESVPSGPEDAQPYPGDVEALIARLNTLTTLGIRGVSKAWTGLRTEAADGLPVVGFDAEAPGFFWLAGQGGYGFQTSSGIAELAAGLILSGMVAGQGPVPSAGAAGTASPASRTAEALAATRWSIRR encoded by the coding sequence ATGTCTGCTAATTACGATGTCGTGATTGTCGGCGGCGGTATCGCCGGCCTGTCCCTTGCCTCGGCCCTGGCCGGAAAATGCAGTGTTGCGCTGGTGGAAGCCGAGCAGTCCCTGGCCTACCACAGCTCCGCGCGCTCGGCCCGGCAACTGATTCCCAGCTACGGACCTCCCGTGGTCCAGGAGCTCACGCTCCGTACCCTCGAACTCATCGCCGCCCAGGACGGGACCCGGCCGGAACCGGTGCTCTCCCCGCGCAGCTTCATGCTGATCGGGGACGATTCCTCCGTCCGCGAGAAGGCCAGCGGCCACATGCGCCGGATCACCCACGCCGAGGCGATGGAGCTGTGCCCGGTCCTGAATCCGGAAGCCTTCACTGCCGCCGGCCTGGACACGGGTTCCTATGGCTGCAATGCGCCCCTGCTGCTGGAGGACCACCGCCAGCGTGCCGAGGCCGGCGGCGTGGACATCCTCACCGGCGCCAGGGTCCACTCGGCCCAGCGCCTCGGCTCCGGCTGGGAGCTCGGGGCCGGGCAGGAGGGCTTCCAGGCTGCCGTTGTGGTCAACGCGGCCGGCGCCTGGGCGGACGAAGTGGCCGTCCTCAGCGGGGTCGAAAAAGTCCAGCTCCAGCCGTACCGGCGGACCGCGGCCATCGTCGACGTCGAACGTCCCCTCCCGGAGGGCACCCCCATGGTGGCGGCCGCCGACGACAGCTTCTATTTCCGGCGCGACAGCGAACACCAGATCCTGATTTCGCCCGCGGAGTCCGTGCCGAGCGGCCCCGAAGATGCGCAGCCGTACCCCGGTGACGTCGAGGCCCTGATCGCCAGGCTCAACACCCTCACCACGCTCGGGATCCGCGGCGTCAGCAAGGCCTGGACAGGCCTGCGGACGGAAGCGGCCGACGGCCTCCCCGTGGTGGGGTTCGATGCCGAGGCCCCCGGGTTCTTCTGGCTCGCCGGCCAGGGCGGTTACGGATTCCAGACGTCCTCCGGCATCGCCGAGCTCGCCGCCGGGCTGATCCTTTCTGGAATGGTCGCCGGGCAAGGCCCCGTGCCATCAGCCGGAGCCGCGGGGACGGCAAGTCCGGCATCCCGGACGGCGGAGGCGCTGGCTGCGACCCGGTGGTCCATCCGGCGCTGA